GAGCATCATGGCCGCCCCGCCGTCGCGACGCTCCCAGGAAGGGTGGTCCACTGTCCAGAGCAAGAGTTCGAACAAGGCTTCCGATGCAGCGCCAATCTTGCCCGTCCCGATGTAGGCGAACGCTGTTGAAGCTGCTTCGCCCACGATTTCCCTGACGTGGTCGATTGCGACTTCGAGCAGCGCTGCCTGCTGGGCGGCATCGACTTTCCCTGCCACTAGGTCGATGAGGTGGGTGGCCATTGCCCAGCGTTGCGTATGACGCTCCTCGATGACCAGAGGTCCGTACAGCCTTGCAAGCTTGTCGGCATCCTGGACGTTGGCGCCGATAAGTCGGTCCGCCTCTTGGCCGGAATGGGTGCTCGACCAGACTGACCAGCCTCCTGCCTGCAGTGTCTGCAGCGCTCCAACTGCCGCCTCAGCCGCCGCTGAGAAGTTCCGCCGGACTGCCTGCGAGCGTGCGAACGCAAGTCGAGCATCGGCGTCCTTGACGGCCGACCGCTTGCCAAACGTTCCAGGCATGTAGAAGCGCTCGTCTTCAACCATCTCGGCTTCGGGGTCGCTGCTTCTTTCCCGCGAAGGTTCGGCCTTGGACACGGGTGCGTCGCCGCCTGGTTCGTCGCGCAACCCGAAGCTGGATGTCAACCGTTCAATCTGGCGCGCGTCGAGCCCAGAGCTCGCCTCTCTCAGCATCGCGGCAAATGCTGGCCGCGCCTCTGGCGTTAGCGCAGAAACCAAGGCGCGTAGCAGCAGCCATGCTCGCTCAGTGTTTAGCGAGGTAACAATCGAGCGAATTCGGGCTTTGGCTTGAGCGAGGTCTTCAGGGGCACTTGTTAGCTCCGTGATGATGACCGCGTACTCTCGACCCCAGTCGGTCAGATGCCGCTCGTCGCCGTGCTGGAAGACTTCAAGAAGGGCCCAGCGCAGCCGCCAGTCCGCCTGGCCTCGGGCGTACAGCAATACTGCGAGCAGTGCTGCCTGCTCCTCCAAGGCTGCACCCGGAAAGCGCATGCCAACCAGAGTAGAAATGCGGTCAAGGTTTCCGGTCGTCGCCTGGGCGAATAGTTCGTCAAGCGTGCCGCAGCTTTGGTGCTGGAAGTACCTGACAGCATCAGCAAAAAGCTCGCGCCGACATAGCTGCCTGATGAGTCTGCCCTTGTCCGCGCGGATGAACCGCTGAAATGTCATCTCGCCCGTAGCGCGCTCGAGCAAACCCGCCACTTGGACAAGCGACGAAGCCGGCACGGGCGAGGTGGCAGGAAGTGCCTCCAAGGTGCCGGACATCATGGAAAGTTGGTCTTCCTTGTACCAGCCTGGCCCCATGGAGACCGACAGCACCGACTGGTAGGTTCTAAGCGCCTCTTCAGGGGCGTTCAGCCGCACTAACAATGGAACAATCTGCAAAAGCTCGGGCACTAGCTCGAGACGGTTCTCGACATTGGCGGCAACATAGTCTCTCCAGCGCAGAGTAAGTCCAAAGACCTGGTCTGAGTCCGGACCTTCTGGGACGCGCGCGATGAAGAGCCCAAGAACCTCTTGGAGAGTCGCCCGGAACCCCTCGTTGTATAGGCCGAGCTGCACGTCGAAGCCACGCTCAATCGCGTCAAGCAGAATCGATTTTTTAGTCGGGAAGCAATCGAGCAGTAGCTTGGTCAGGCGAGCGTACAGTGGCGGTAGCAGCTTCTCGGGAATGAAATAGCTGTCGTCCCACCAAACCCGCGATTCGAGGTTGAGCGCAAAGCAGGGAAGAAGGGTGTCTTCGATGAACGACCAAATGGAGTCGAGCCCCAATTGGTTGTTTGTTGCTGTGGCTCTTCGAGCCTTTCCATCGCTCCAGGCAACGGCACGTGCTATTGCATCGAGAGAGCCTTCCCAGTCTTCGCTCGTCGGCGCCTGCACGGGTGGAGCGGCCGCTTCGTCCCCAAGAAAGTAGGAGGCTCGGACGCGCAACATGGCTCCTTCGAACAGGTCGGCGTCGGGGTCTGCGCGGTTCTTCTTATAGAAGGGAAGGCTGCCGTCTCCTAGGTCTACGCCGTCCGAGTAAGCTTCGACGAGGGAGGGGCCCGCACCGGCTTCAATCAGCGTGTCTGTGAAGACGAACCGCCGGTCCTCGGTTTGCAGCTCGGCGCCTATAGCGTCTTCAATGTCTGAGAGCACAAGGTCGACCACTTCTCGCTTGAGCGCGATGCCGTATTGTTCGCAGTACATCTCGGCGTGGGCGAGGGTCTGCAGGAATACAAGAAGCTGGTGACGGACGTCAACATCAGCCGTCACGCCCCACTGGCTAAAGGGGCGATAGTTGTCCTTAAGGCACAGCGACGCTCCCGCCATCTGACCCGTCAGCTGGCGAAGGATTTCGTCACCTTCGTCCTGCGAGAAACTGCTCTCTGCGTGTCGCAAGATGCCATAAACGATGCCACCGATGAACCGCGAGAACGGTGGGTCATCGCCTGCGGCCTGCGCAAGCGAGAAGCCATGCAGTCGCACTCTGACTGCGGCGAGCAATTCTCCTGCCTTGACTCCATCCGGGGAGCCCAGCTTCTCGAAGACTGAACTTACCTCGCGCTGGACAAGGTCCAACAGGTTCAAAGCCTGCTCGGTGCTGCCGTGCTGCGTTAGAGCATTTGCGACGGCAAACGCCTCATCCGAGGAAACTACAAGGCGCCCATTGCGGACAACATGCCGAAGCGCTGCCTCAGTTTTTCCCAAAGAGACGAGCGCCAGAGCCACCAACTCTGCCGTCTGCGTGAAGAGCACGTTGTACCGAAAGGTCAAACGCTGGGAAAGCAGCAGCAGGCGGACGATGTCGGTTGCCGTCCCAACCTTGGTGGCGGATGCGAGCGTGTCTTCAATGTCTGCGAGCAGCACATCCGGCTCGACGCCGAGTAGGACTGAGTCGTCCACCCAAGTCTGCTGACAGGCTTGAATCGCCTGCTGCTCGGGCTGGAGACCGCCTCTTAGCCCGTGGTAGACCTTGTTCAGAGTGCCGTAGTCGCCGCTCTCTCGGGTACCGCAGAACTCGGCCAAGCGCCCATGCACCCAATCGGCGATGGTCGATGTCTTGTGAACCACATACTCCGAAAACGAAGGATGGTAAATCGCGGTGCTCTCCGCGTTGGCGAGCAGGTGGCGAACGCGGAGGAGGGTCGACGTGAACACCCCAGCCTCGGCAGAGGTCAGCATGGTGGTCAGGGTGCTGGGCGGAATACCCCAACGCAGGCGAGCAATGATGCCTAGCAGATTGATAACGTCGTCATTGGGTACGAGATTGGCCCAGATGGTTCCGTAGTAGTCCTGAATGGAGCCGCTGAATACAGGTAGCTCTGCGATGTCACCCTGGGTCGCTCCGCTGTTCACCAAGTCGGCCAAGTACCGAAGGTAGAGCGGGTGACCCAACGCTCTGTCGCAAAGCGTCGCCACGAGTTCCGTCGTGACTTTGTCCTTGTGTAGCAGGTTGATGCAGACCCCATACTGGATGTCGCGGTCGAGCGTAGGCAGGGTTAAGCGGTCTGCACCCTGCAGGATTGCTCCGATGCCTCCGGCGATGGCATCCAGCCCGACGCCGGTGATGACCATTACCAAGCCTTCTGGTAATGACTGTGGGAGCAGGTTGATAAAGCGCTTGAGGGTTTCGTCCCCTGCGGCAGCTGCCTCGTTGATACCGTCGATGAACAGCACACCGACCTTGCCTGCCTTCGTGCATCGGCTTGCCAAGCCCTGGAGTACGTTAGCGGTCTCGTCGATGAGCTGGCTGTAGGAAAGCTCCATTAGTCGGGCGGGCTTGCCCGTCGCCCTGGCAGAGAGTAATGAATTCGCCCAGTCGAAGAAGACCTCCGGCTGGGCCTGGTGCGCAGGAGTCGAGCCGCGAGATGTATCGGTGAATGCGTAGACGCCGAGTCTGTCTAGTTCGGGCGCCTTCGGCCTGAACTCCCGACAGTAGGTAGATTTGCCGACGCCGTGTGACCCGTCGAGAAACACGTATCCGCCGCGCTTCTTTGTCAGTGCCGCTTCGAAGAGCGCGTCAAAAGCCGGTCGCGTTCCGAATGGGGCAGGGTCTTCGTCGCCGTCCCGTTCATCGGGCCCCCAGTCATTGGCTTCAAGAAAGGGCTTCAACGCTTCGAGGCTTAAGGCGCCAATGGCGCTGTCGACGTTGAGCCGAAGCAGGCCCTTGCAGACACTGCCCACCACGAGCGCTGAGCCGGAGAGTCCGCGATAGTCTGAAAGGTGTGTGCCGGGCTCGACGGACAGGTCTAAGTCAACACCGTGTGCGCGCTCGGTTAGGACTTGCTGAACCTCGCCTTTGATGATGTGGCCCAATTGGAGCTTTGCCACCGGGTAGCCGAACGCAAACCATTTCTCGCCTGGGCGCAGCCCTCGAACGTCGATTGGAATTGGCTCGACATCGAGCGGGGCAGCCAGCTGTAACAGGCAGACATCGAGGTCCTCGTCGTGGGCACCAACAGCGACCGTGTGCTCAACAGCTGACGAGCCAATCCCGAACAGCACCTTGATTTGTCCACCGGCGCGAACAGATGCTTCGACGCAGTGATACGCCGTCAGAACTTGGTCTGCGGCGATGAGCCACCCAGTTCCGGACTCGTCCTCGCCGAGCACCTGGCATGTGGCCTGCTTGATTTCTTCTTCAGTCATGAGTTGGTCCCTCCCAGGTGAATCCAGTCGTTCTCAGCGACATGAACGCTGAAGGCTGCGCCGGACCTTGATTTGTGTGTCTGGAGCCGCTTGGATGCTGCTGTCTCGTAGTTGAAGAATAGGTGCCGTTCAAAGGCTGCCGGTCGGTCCACGATTTCAGCCAGCACCTCGAAGTCTGGGTGACCGTGCTGGGTCCCGTCAGATGAGACGAGGAAACGCGGCGCATCCACATGCTCCAGCAGGTCTACGCTGGTGTTGTGTAGGCTTCCGTGGTGCGAAATCTTGATGGCGTCAAAAACGACTGGTGCGGATGCTGGATGTAGCGCCCGCAGCTTGGTCACTACGTCCTCCGCCCATGCGTCACCCAGAAAAAGCACACGCTCGGTGCCGGTGCTAATGATGAGCGAGATGGAGCTGCTGTTTGGGATGGATGTGTCCGGCGTGTAGATATCAGCGAGGCGCTGGCTGCCGTTGGCTGCGATTGGCTTAGCTTGGGGAGCAGGCGACGCATGCACGGCGGCGCACCACATTTCGTAGGCATCGTCGAGAAGGTCGCTGGGATGCGAGGACCCTTTGTAGCCCAGCTTTCGCACCTCGCGCAGCCAAAGCTCGCGCAGCTCACCGAGTCGGCCGGTCGTCGGCCCGATGACGTGGATGACTGCCCCCAGCAGATGCGACGGAGGTGTCTGTTCGCTGATGCAGCTCGAGCCGACTCCCTTGTTCCAGAGGTAGTCGTTTTGGCGCAGCAGCCTAGCGAGCGAGCTTCCCTGTCTGGCACTGATGGGGTTTGGCGCCGGGGACGTAGAGCCCTGGAAGCCGCGGCGCCTAATGGCTTCCAGGACCATCCGGTCATGCAAGGCATCAGGCAATGCGCTCGGCGCCGGCAAAGACCGAAGGCTGTTATGCCAGACGGCATCAACCTCGATGCCGCGTCTACCGGATGGCCCGTTCAGCGAGAAAAATTCTAGTAGGCCACCGATGTGGTCCGCGTCGATGTGGCTGCAGACGACCAGGTCAAGGCGGCCTCCGGCCTTCGCAAGGACCGCTAGGTCGGACGCGATGAAACTTTGATAGGTGCTGGCGAATCCAGCATCGATAAGGATATGTGAGCCGCCGGCGTCAACAAGGAAAGCGTCGCCGTTCTTGGCGGGGTACATCTTCAGTTTCAACATGCACGGAGCGGACGAGCTGTGGTTCCTAGCGCCTACTGTACTCATGCTAGGTTACTCGTATATCGAACGTCGTGCGGTGTGACGCGCCGCCCGGCAGGCGGCTCGGCCGGGCGCTCACGCCTTCATCCACAGTGTTGGTGATGCTTCGGCCAATACCAATTGAAATAATGCACGTCTCGACATTCGCGAGACTGTAGCCGTGGCAAGCGCTTGGTCTCTCAACCTCGTCATCAGGAAGAAGTCATGACCAATAGAGCGATTTTGTCGCTTGCCTCCGTATGTCTACTCTCCGCCTGTGCCACTGCTACGAGATTCAACGACGCCATGGAGGGTGCGGTTAAGACGACAAAGAGTGCAGGCGACGTCATTGACGCAGCTGAGAAGGACCTGATTCGCGCGCACGCTATCGGCGCGGTTGAGTACACCCTGGGAGTGGGCGTCACCTTGGAGGATTTGACCTGCAGGCCGAGGCCGGGCGTCTCGGCTACTGCCGAGTCGTTGAAGGTTTTTTCGGACGCAACTGACTTGGTGGCCAAGGTCGCAAAGAAGCCCGACGACACGACGTACGCTGGATACATCGCAAAGTTGAAGGCTGACCGGGAAGCCGCCAAGGCGCCTCAGGGCGCAGAAGAGGCCATGCAACTGAAGGCCAAAGAAGCCGAGGCGGCCGTAAGGCGCTGCTCGGAAACATTCCAAGCCGACACCTCGGCTGAACCCAAGCTGGGGCCGGCAAAGTCGGTCGGAACGACGGACGCAAATGCGCTCGCAATCATCGGAGCGCTGGACAAGGTTTTCAAAACTCTGCTCTCGGCAATTGAAGCTGCTGAACGAGATGCGGCCGTGAAGGCTACCGTCGAAGCGGTCATTCCTCCGATGGAGGAGGCGCGAGACCGGCTTAAGAAGAAGTACGACGGAGGCGACTATGGACCAGTCGTTCGATTCAATGCCGCGCCTGCCGAAATTGTGGAGATGAACCGTACGGTGCTCGGCGGTGCCATCACACTCGAACGGTGGTATGTGGCCCGAAAAATCAATGTTCTTTGGGTTCGGCTGGAGACGTCGTGCCGTTCGGATAAGGCGAAGAAGGCGAAAACCGAAGGCATGGACTGCTTAGCGGACCACGCTGTGCGTGCTGACGTTGATGCGCTTGTTGAGGCCATCTACGCCTATCGCGGCTTGGCGCCGCTCGACAGCAAGAAGATTTTGGAGAAGCTCGACAAGTCAATTGTTGACGCCAAGAACTCTAAGGCTGTCAAGACGGCCGACTTGCTTGAGGGCATTGCCACGGTCGCGGGCTCGCTTTCCGATATCTCCGACGCTTGGGAGAAGTACAAGAAGGCGAAGGAATAGCCTTGACAGCGCATGTAGCTATCGTGCCCCTTGTGCCAGTGCAGAAC
The Roseateles amylovorans genome window above contains:
- the avs1b gene encoding AVAST type 1 anti-phage system protease Avs1b; translated protein: MTEEEIKQATCQVLGEDESGTGWLIAADQVLTAYHCVEASVRAGGQIKVLFGIGSSAVEHTVAVGAHDEDLDVCLLQLAAPLDVEPIPIDVRGLRPGEKWFAFGYPVAKLQLGHIIKGEVQQVLTERAHGVDLDLSVEPGTHLSDYRGLSGSALVVGSVCKGLLRLNVDSAIGALSLEALKPFLEANDWGPDERDGDEDPAPFGTRPAFDALFEAALTKKRGGYVFLDGSHGVGKSTYCREFRPKAPELDRLGVYAFTDTSRGSTPAHQAQPEVFFDWANSLLSARATGKPARLMELSYSQLIDETANVLQGLASRCTKAGKVGVLFIDGINEAAAAGDETLKRFINLLPQSLPEGLVMVITGVGLDAIAGGIGAILQGADRLTLPTLDRDIQYGVCINLLHKDKVTTELVATLCDRALGHPLYLRYLADLVNSGATQGDIAELPVFSGSIQDYYGTIWANLVPNDDVINLLGIIARLRWGIPPSTLTTMLTSAEAGVFTSTLLRVRHLLANAESTAIYHPSFSEYVVHKTSTIADWVHGRLAEFCGTRESGDYGTLNKVYHGLRGGLQPEQQAIQACQQTWVDDSVLLGVEPDVLLADIEDTLASATKVGTATDIVRLLLLSQRLTFRYNVLFTQTAELVALALVSLGKTEAALRHVVRNGRLVVSSDEAFAVANALTQHGSTEQALNLLDLVQREVSSVFEKLGSPDGVKAGELLAAVRVRLHGFSLAQAAGDDPPFSRFIGGIVYGILRHAESSFSQDEGDEILRQLTGQMAGASLCLKDNYRPFSQWGVTADVDVRHQLLVFLQTLAHAEMYCEQYGIALKREVVDLVLSDIEDAIGAELQTEDRRFVFTDTLIEAGAGPSLVEAYSDGVDLGDGSLPFYKKNRADPDADLFEGAMLRVRASYFLGDEAAAPPVQAPTSEDWEGSLDAIARAVAWSDGKARRATATNNQLGLDSIWSFIEDTLLPCFALNLESRVWWDDSYFIPEKLLPPLYARLTKLLLDCFPTKKSILLDAIERGFDVQLGLYNEGFRATLQEVLGLFIARVPEGPDSDQVFGLTLRWRDYVAANVENRLELVPELLQIVPLLVRLNAPEEALRTYQSVLSVSMGPGWYKEDQLSMMSGTLEALPATSPVPASSLVQVAGLLERATGEMTFQRFIRADKGRLIRQLCRRELFADAVRYFQHQSCGTLDELFAQATTGNLDRISTLVGMRFPGAALEEQAALLAVLLYARGQADWRLRWALLEVFQHGDERHLTDWGREYAVIITELTSAPEDLAQAKARIRSIVTSLNTERAWLLLRALVSALTPEARPAFAAMLREASSGLDARQIERLTSSFGLRDEPGGDAPVSKAEPSRERSSDPEAEMVEDERFYMPGTFGKRSAVKDADARLAFARSQAVRRNFSAAAEAAVGALQTLQAGGWSVWSSTHSGQEADRLIGANVQDADKLARLYGPLVIEERHTQRWAMATHLIDLVAGKVDAAQQAALLEVAIDHVREIVGEAASTAFAYIGTGKIGAASEALFELLLWTVDHPSWERRDGGAAMMLWLARADGDWLSKIARLAISMDKRNRADIASAVLDILSRENPVGLWQRIEANVDIAIVLEQCRHVGRYSVLMRVAERASKRGNGSAAAALKALQERFLESVHSPTRAHDNAPPRYVPATLYLPWRELLDLGVMTEDAFRTFAFQMEASSSPLTVDMARALESLVAEGGREKPDLATGRWASAVRYALSVALFQPMPASKLARTEAVLRAYNPGSLVEPDNGRGLLASLVTCLENGQEQSYLPSHGNLVFLDLQCFVEMAHRTEHVELVAHLDPPGPSRPPLHNPPTFKATELPRPGADEPISVCGRARPAIAYFGSISPAVPTPRFLELAGAQTSSTTRYHWRGGDTVTSLASSRRHEVALLAIERDALSLPSGSKLRWTLRINGETRAILTKY
- the avs1a gene encoding AVAST type 1 anti-phage system MBL fold metallo-hydrolase Avs1a, with product MLKLKMYPAKNGDAFLVDAGGSHILIDAGFASTYQSFIASDLAVLAKAGGRLDLVVCSHIDADHIGGLLEFFSLNGPSGRRGIEVDAVWHNSLRSLPAPSALPDALHDRMVLEAIRRRGFQGSTSPAPNPISARQGSSLARLLRQNDYLWNKGVGSSCISEQTPPSHLLGAVIHVIGPTTGRLGELRELWLREVRKLGYKGSSHPSDLLDDAYEMWCAAVHASPAPQAKPIAANGSQRLADIYTPDTSIPNSSSISLIISTGTERVLFLGDAWAEDVVTKLRALHPASAPVVFDAIKISHHGSLHNTSVDLLEHVDAPRFLVSSDGTQHGHPDFEVLAEIVDRPAAFERHLFFNYETAASKRLQTHKSRSGAAFSVHVAENDWIHLGGTNS